In Chitinophaga oryzae, the sequence TACCGCCTGTACGAAATCGTTGGAGCCCTGTATAAAGCTGACCATGAAGATGAACACCGTGATACCAAAGGTGACGCCTGCGGTGGCGATCACCGTTTGTTTCAACCGGGCACGCATATGCGTGAAGGCTATGGTAGCTGCCAGTTTGATATTGGTGAATATTTTCATCGTCCTTCTTTTATGGCGATCACATCGCCTGCTTTCAGACCGGATTTTATTTCTACCCAGTCGCCACTGCGGATACCGGTAACAACAGCGCTTTTGCGAAGGTCACTGCCTTGTTGCAGGTATACGCTGTCACCTTTCATCAGGTAATCGGAGGGCACTACCAATGCGTTGATACGTTCCCGTATGAGGATATTCGCTTCTACCGATGATTGCGGATAAAAGCGGGCAGTGTCCTGCACGGCCGCTTCTACCTGGAAACTGCGGCTTTCCTTTTGCAGCAGCGGAATGATTTTATTGATGGTAGCGGAAAATTGTTTGCCTTTGTAAACATCGGTTTCGAAATATACTTTCTGCCCGGTTTTTATCTTACTGATATCGCGTTCGTCTACCAGCAGCTCCAGTTTGAACTGTCCGGGCAGCCCGACCATCACTACCGGGTCATTGAGCTGCGCCAGCTCGCCGGTTTTCAGGTATACTTTATACACCAGCCCGTTGACAGGGCTTTTCAGTACTTTCCCTTCGCGGCCTTGTGTGTTGGCTGCCAGCTGCTGTTTGGCTTCCAGCAGTTTGCCGGACAGGTCTTTTTGCAGGGTCTGGTACCGGTCCTGCAACGTTTTGTATTCCGTGGCGCTGGTAGCGGCCTGCACGCGGGCCTGTTCCGCGTCCTTTTCGGACACGGCTTTGCTTTGTGCCAGCTCCGTATATCTGTCGGCGTTAAGGGCGTCCTGCTCCTTTTTTGTTTTAGCCAGTGCGATGCGGCTTTGCAGTTCAGTGAGCGCGGCGGAGTGTTCCTGTGCATTGCTGCCGGCCAGTGCTACCTGCTGTTGCAGGATGTTTGCCTGTTCCAGCTGGCCGGGCGTGCCCAGCACGGCCAGGACTTCATTTTGGCGGACAGTGTCGCCTTCTTTCACCAGAACGTTCAGCAGCAGGTCGGCGGAATTGGCTTTCAGGAAGTAATAAGCTTCAGGCATGATTTCTCCGGAAGCATATACTGCTTCGTTCAGTGTGCGCGACTGCACCGTGTAGGTAGCGGTTTTGGATTTGCAGGCAATGAGCAGCAGCGTCATTCCTGCGATGGAGAGCAATGTTTTCATGCAGATCTTTATTGATGTTGCAGATAGTTGAGTTCAGTGTAGTGTTTGTAAAAGTCAGTGCGGGCATCGTTGAGTTTGACCTGCGCGTCGTAAAGGTCCTGTTGTATCTCTTTCAGCTGGACCATATCAATGATGCCTTTGTTGATCTTTTGCGTGCTCAGGGTTTCATTCTCCTGCGCCAGCAGGATGTTTTCCTTTTGCAACTGTATGTCGGCGGACGCTTTTTCCAGCAGCAGTTTTTCCTGGCGGTATTTTCTTTCCTGTTCGGACTCGTATTGTTTGAACCGGCTGGAAGCTGCCTGCCACTGCGCTTTTGCGCTGCGTGGCTTAGCGGAAAAGTTAGACCAGGACAGCGGGAAACGCAATTCCACACCGGCGTAGCCGACTGTAAACCACGGAGAGCGGGTGATAAAATTCAGCTGGTCGCCAAAGCCCAGTTGCTGGTAAGAACCTTTAAGATGCAGGCTGGGATAGTAAGCTGCTTTTGTATGCTGGTATTGTTGCGCAGCGACGGCCACTTTCAGTTGCTCCGTTTCATAGTCCGGCAGCTGTGAACTGTTGTACTGGCTGATTTCCAGCGGAGGCAACGGGTCGGCAGCCTGTGTGGCCAGCTGGCTGTCCAGCGGAAAACCCATCCAGAACTTAAGATCGAGATATGCCTCCTGTAAGGATACACCGGCCTGTTGTACAGCCTGCTGCCTGTTTTTTAGCAGGGTGGCGGACTGATTAAATGCGATTTTGTCTGTCAGGCCTTTTTCAAACTGTAGTTTGATGAGGTCATGGATCTGCTGGTAATTGCGGTACAGCTGTTGGGCTACGGTGAGATAGTCCTGCTGCAGCTGCGCGCTGTAATAAGCCATGCGTACGTTTTTCCGCAGCGACCGTTGCAGGGACTGATATTCGCTGGCGCCGGACTGCTGCTGCAGCCTCGCCAGTTTGATCTGCTGCCATGTTTTTACGTCTACCAGCGGGAGCGTAGCTTCTGCGCCATAGTTGCCCATCCATGGGGTACCCATGCGTACCGGTACGAAAGTGCCGGCCGGCTGACCTGCCAGTTCCCCGGGAAATATCTGCACGGGGATCTTCCAGTAGTTGTTCACCGCAGCGGTGACGGTAATGTCGGGGAGCAGTTTGGCCGCGGCGGCTTTGCGGTCCTGCACTGCGGCCGCGGCGGATTGAGCTTTGGCCAGAAGTTCCTGATGATGGGTGCCGGCATAGTCGAGGCACTGTTGCAGACTCAGGGTAGTCGTAGGTTGACCGGTGTCTTTTTCAGGCATGGTCTGTCCGTCTGCCACCCGGATATGAGTGGCCAGCAACAGTAAAAGGATACCTGTTTTCATTATTAATTGATTATAATTCTTTTAGTTCTGAACTTAAAGAACCAGACGCGGCAAAAAAAAGCCGCTAGGAGTGGGCCTTGTTAAGCGCGATGGTCCGCCTCCACCTTTCCAGTATCAGCGGCATTTCCACCAGCATCATTTTATAAAGCATGGATACCTCTTCCAGTTCCTGGTTAAGCTCATCATTCGTTTGACGGATGGACCTGATTTCGTCCAGTATGTGAAAAAACATTTTAATCTTCGCCGTGAGGGTGTCTTCGTTGAACATACTGGTGACATTCGCGGAGAAATAACGTTTCCGTTGCCCACCCATGGTTTTGGCAGAAATCATTTTTGCTGATTCCAGCATCTTAATGCCATTGGATACTGCGCTTTTGCTCACCCCGAAGTATTCCACGATCTGTTCAAACGTTGCTTGATGGCCCTCACACAGCAGCAGGTATATATATACCCGTGCAGCTACCGGCGTAAGGCCAAGGCCTTCCATAGCCGTGCTCAGTTTCTCTATCCTGTCTCTGTAATTTTCCAATGCCGACGTCTTTTGTCATCACAAAATTGAAAAAATAAAGTTGGTTCTCCAAATAAAGAACCAACTTTATTTTTTTGGAAGATGAAATCAAAGGCTTTCCACGCTGGCTAGTCCTTTCTCCACGGCGGTTTCTTTGGTGGCGGTCATACCGGCGCCCTCTATCCGGTAGGTGGTAACGTCCGTGATGCCTAAAAACTCCAGCATATACCGCAGGTAAGGCTCCGCAAAATCAAAAGCAGCCATAGGCCCTTCGGAATAAATACCGTTGGAGGCGATGGCGAGATAGGCTTTTTTCCCCGAAAGCATTCCCGCAGGCCGCCCGTCTTTATAGGTGACGGTTTTGGCTGGTCTTACCACATGATCTATCCATGCTTTGAGCGGGGCAGGAATGTTAAAGTTATAAAGCGGCACCCCGATGACGATCATGTCGGCTTCCTGTATCTGTGCTACTGCTGCGTCAGAAGTCTCCAGCAGGGCCAGCTGTTCGCCGGTGAGCGCATCGGGCGGCGTTCTGTAGGCGTTTACCAGGTCGGTATGTAACCATTCCCATGACTGGCCGGCTACGTCGTTAACAACCACTTCCTTATCCGGATACCGTTGCTGCAGTCTTTCTACAATCCGGTTGCCCAGCAGTATACTATTGGATGATTCCCCGCGCGCACTCGATATGATATGCAAGATGTTTCCCATGATCTGTTTTTTTGAATATTTTTGTTTAATTCTGTAGAAAGAATTTTTTTGACGGTACAAATGTACCTGCCTTTAAGCGCTATACTATCAATGTAACCTACAGGTTAGCACTAACCTATGGGTTAGTAATTCAGAGATATGGAAACAGTAACATGTACAGAAAAATGTAATCAGGTGATGCCGGCGGCGGAAGACGCCTTATATATCATTGCCGGTAAATGGAAAGTACGGATCATCATTACGCTGGCCACGGGTGACAAACGTTTTAACGAACTGCAACGGGCATTGCCAGGCATCTCGGCCAGGGTGTTGTCCAATGAATTGAAAGAC encodes:
- a CDS encoding efflux RND transporter periplasmic adaptor subunit is translated as MKTLLSIAGMTLLLIACKSKTATYTVQSRTLNEAVYASGEIMPEAYYFLKANSADLLLNVLVKEGDTVRQNEVLAVLGTPGQLEQANILQQQVALAGSNAQEHSAALTELQSRIALAKTKKEQDALNADRYTELAQSKAVSEKDAEQARVQAATSATEYKTLQDRYQTLQKDLSGKLLEAKQQLAANTQGREGKVLKSPVNGLVYKVYLKTGELAQLNDPVVMVGLPGQFKLELLVDERDISKIKTGQKVYFETDVYKGKQFSATINKIIPLLQKESRSFQVEAAVQDTARFYPQSSVEANILIRERINALVVPSDYLMKGDSVYLQQGSDLRKSAVVTGIRSGDWVEIKSGLKAGDVIAIKEGR
- a CDS encoding TolC family protein, which codes for MKTGILLLLLATHIRVADGQTMPEKDTGQPTTTLSLQQCLDYAGTHHQELLAKAQSAAAAVQDRKAAAAKLLPDITVTAAVNNYWKIPVQIFPGELAGQPAGTFVPVRMGTPWMGNYGAEATLPLVDVKTWQQIKLARLQQQSGASEYQSLQRSLRKNVRMAYYSAQLQQDYLTVAQQLYRNYQQIHDLIKLQFEKGLTDKIAFNQSATLLKNRQQAVQQAGVSLQEAYLDLKFWMGFPLDSQLATQAADPLPPLEISQYNSSQLPDYETEQLKVAVAAQQYQHTKAAYYPSLHLKGSYQQLGFGDQLNFITRSPWFTVGYAGVELRFPLSWSNFSAKPRSAKAQWQAASSRFKQYESEQERKYRQEKLLLEKASADIQLQKENILLAQENETLSTQKINKGIIDMVQLKEIQQDLYDAQVKLNDARTDFYKHYTELNYLQHQ
- a CDS encoding GbsR/MarR family transcriptional regulator, which produces MENYRDRIEKLSTAMEGLGLTPVAARVYIYLLLCEGHQATFEQIVEYFGVSKSAVSNGIKMLESAKMISAKTMGGQRKRYFSANVTSMFNEDTLTAKIKMFFHILDEIRSIRQTNDELNQELEEVSMLYKMMLVEMPLILERWRRTIALNKAHS
- a CDS encoding FMN-dependent NADH-azoreductase yields the protein MGNILHIISSARGESSNSILLGNRIVERLQQRYPDKEVVVNDVAGQSWEWLHTDLVNAYRTPPDALTGEQLALLETSDAAVAQIQEADMIVIGVPLYNFNIPAPLKAWIDHVVRPAKTVTYKDGRPAGMLSGKKAYLAIASNGIYSEGPMAAFDFAEPYLRYMLEFLGITDVTTYRIEGAGMTATKETAVEKGLASVESL
- a CDS encoding winged helix-turn-helix transcriptional regulator; protein product: METVTCTEKCNQVMPAAEDALYIIAGKWKVRIIITLATGDKRFNELQRALPGISARVLSNELKDLELNGLVSRKVLDNGTILYVRNDYADSLRNVMHELVQWGIGHKEKIRNREI